A single genomic interval of Streptomyces showdoensis harbors:
- a CDS encoding class II fumarate hydratase, with amino-acid sequence MNDEAGYRIEHDSMGEVRVPAHAKWRAQTQRAVENFPVSGQRLERAHIAALARIKAAAAKVNAELGVLDEEVAGAIRAAAEEVAEGRWDEQFPVDVFQTGSGTSSNMNTNEVIATLATERLPEGRDVHPNDHVNASQSSNDVFPSSIHIAATAAVTHDLIPALGHLADSLERKSAEFAEVVKSGRTHLMDATPVTLGQEFGGYAAQVRYGAERLRASLPRLAELPLGGTAVGTGINTPPGFSAAVIAEVARTTGLPLTEARDHFEAQGARDGLVETSGQLRTIAISLTKIANDLRWMSSGPRTGLAEINLPDLQPGSSIMPGKVNPVIPEAVLMVAAQVTGNDTTVAVAGAAGNFELNVMLPVIAKNLLESVRLLANASRLLADRTVDGITANVERAREYAESSPSVVTPLNRYIGYEEAAKVAKKSLAERRTIREVVLESGYVERGDLTLEQLDEALDVLRMTRP; translated from the coding sequence ATGAACGACGAAGCCGGCTACCGGATCGAGCACGACTCCATGGGCGAGGTCCGCGTCCCCGCCCACGCCAAGTGGCGCGCCCAGACCCAGCGCGCGGTGGAGAACTTCCCGGTCAGCGGCCAGCGCCTGGAGCGCGCCCACATCGCCGCGCTGGCCCGGATCAAGGCCGCCGCCGCGAAGGTCAACGCCGAACTCGGGGTGCTCGACGAGGAGGTCGCGGGGGCGATCCGGGCGGCCGCCGAGGAGGTCGCCGAGGGGCGCTGGGACGAGCAGTTCCCGGTCGACGTCTTCCAGACCGGCTCCGGCACCTCGTCCAACATGAACACCAACGAGGTCATCGCCACCCTGGCGACGGAGCGCCTCCCCGAGGGCCGCGACGTGCACCCCAACGACCACGTCAACGCCTCGCAGTCCTCCAACGACGTCTTCCCGTCCTCGATCCACATCGCCGCCACCGCCGCCGTCACCCACGACCTGATCCCCGCGCTCGGCCATCTGGCGGACTCCCTGGAGCGGAAATCGGCCGAATTCGCCGAGGTGGTGAAGTCCGGCCGGACCCACCTCATGGACGCCACTCCGGTGACCCTCGGCCAGGAGTTCGGCGGCTACGCGGCCCAGGTGAGGTACGGCGCGGAGCGGCTGCGCGCCTCGCTGCCCCGGCTCGCCGAACTCCCCCTCGGCGGCACCGCGGTGGGCACCGGCATCAACACCCCGCCGGGCTTCTCCGCCGCCGTCATCGCCGAGGTCGCCCGGACCACCGGACTGCCGCTGACCGAGGCCCGCGACCACTTCGAGGCCCAGGGCGCCCGGGACGGACTGGTGGAGACGTCCGGGCAGCTCAGGACCATCGCGATCTCCCTCACGAAGATCGCCAACGATCTGCGCTGGATGTCCTCGGGACCGCGCACCGGCCTCGCCGAGATCAACCTGCCGGACCTCCAGCCGGGCTCGTCGATCATGCCGGGGAAGGTGAATCCGGTCATCCCCGAGGCGGTCCTCATGGTCGCCGCCCAGGTGACCGGAAACGACACCACGGTGGCGGTCGCGGGCGCGGCCGGGAACTTCGAGCTCAACGTCATGCTCCCGGTGATCGCCAAGAACCTCCTGGAGTCGGTCCGGCTGCTCGCCAACGCCTCCCGCCTGCTCGCCGACCGCACGGTCGACGGGATCACCGCCAACGTGGAGCGGGCCCGCGAGTACGCCGAGTCCTCGCCCTCGGTGGTCACCCCGCTGAACAGGTACATCGGCTACGAGGAGGCCGCCAAGGTCGCCAAGAAGTCGCTGGCCGAGCGCAGGACGATCCGCGAGGTGGTCCTGGAGTCCGGGTACGTGGAGCGGGGCGACCTCACCCTGGAACAGCTCGACGAGGCGCTCGACGTCCTCCGGATGACCCGGCCCTGA
- a CDS encoding HAD family acid phosphatase, producing MSSARAKATATAAVALTTALLVVGPASAASAADPDTHVTSTAAIQHVDYTTWRRDVAAVVAEARPYVEARAEDAGREKQAIVLDIDNSSLETDFHPFWELPTPAIADVRALVRDAHDRGVAVFFVTARPGIIQSLTDWNLKRAGYPVDGLYVRSLPDLFAEVGAYKTAKRAEIEAKGYTIIANIGNNTTDLVGGHAERTFKLPDYGGKLS from the coding sequence ATGTCCTCCGCCAGAGCCAAGGCCACGGCAACCGCCGCCGTCGCCCTGACCACCGCCCTCCTCGTCGTCGGCCCCGCGTCCGCCGCCTCCGCGGCCGATCCGGACACCCACGTGACGTCGACGGCCGCGATCCAGCACGTCGACTACACGACCTGGCGCCGTGACGTGGCCGCCGTGGTGGCCGAGGCGCGCCCCTACGTCGAGGCGCGCGCCGAGGACGCCGGCCGCGAGAAGCAGGCGATCGTCCTCGACATCGACAACTCCTCCCTGGAGACGGACTTCCACCCGTTCTGGGAACTGCCGACCCCCGCGATCGCCGACGTCCGCGCGCTGGTCCGGGACGCGCACGACCGCGGGGTGGCCGTCTTCTTCGTGACGGCCCGCCCCGGCATCATCCAGTCGCTGACCGACTGGAACCTGAAGCGGGCCGGCTACCCGGTCGACGGGCTGTACGTGCGGTCCCTGCCCGACCTGTTCGCCGAGGTCGGCGCGTACAAGACGGCCAAGCGCGCGGAGATCGAGGCCAAGGGCTACACGATCATCGCGAACATCGGCAACAACACCACCGACCTCGTCGGCGGCCACGCCGAGCGCACCTTCAAGCTGCCGGACTACGGCGGCAAGCTGTCCTGA
- a CDS encoding ricin-type beta-trefoil lectin domain protein produces MRRTRYRLRWPMAAVAAAAAALGSMTAATPAGAADTSGTAQITSVPLPPQLEAIRAAEATKIYGSPEERPLAQRKTGLISLGDSEISGEGVGSYESPTNGPSNWCHRSPDAAIHRTGIPADLTFNVACSGAYTGNIRIGGSKQYADELVQSDNLAVKARNTHIKMVLLVAGANDDLQFGPVMTDCVQRYLLLQGACEPVYAPGWQARVDGLVPKVEQTVRDLRSVMRDAGYADGDYKLVLMGYPSPIGPDFNDNPNFPGKLACGGLGYDSDTKWGRNTAVPAFERGMRKAAADTGAVYLDNSRLFHGHEVCMEDTWARGLYIDLSKPGTPDENSVRQSFHPNYRGHGAFASCLTQIYGSGLREASCADVDSSGTPTLFPLAWDDAYKPLKNAATGNCLDVNASESANGTAVLGWDCHGGRNQNWWYDSARRTLHTGLTQDRCLDVPGANYAAGAALIVWNCHGGANQRFVRDGDTLRPAAATGLCLTQGAAKEAIRLQPCTGSAHQRFV; encoded by the coding sequence ATGAGGCGCACCAGGTACAGACTCCGCTGGCCGATGGCGGCCGTCGCCGCTGCGGCGGCGGCCCTCGGCAGCATGACGGCCGCCACCCCCGCCGGCGCGGCCGACACGAGCGGCACGGCCCAGATCACCTCCGTACCGCTCCCGCCGCAGCTGGAGGCGATCCGGGCCGCCGAGGCCACGAAGATCTACGGCAGCCCCGAGGAGCGCCCGCTCGCACAGCGCAAGACGGGCCTGATCTCCCTCGGCGACAGCGAGATCTCCGGCGAGGGCGTCGGCAGCTACGAGTCGCCGACCAACGGCCCCAGCAACTGGTGCCACCGCTCGCCCGACGCCGCCATCCACCGCACCGGGATCCCCGCGGACCTCACGTTCAACGTGGCCTGCTCCGGCGCGTACACCGGCAACATCCGGATCGGCGGCTCGAAGCAGTACGCCGACGAGCTCGTCCAGAGCGACAACCTGGCCGTCAAGGCGCGCAACACCCACATCAAGATGGTGCTGCTCGTCGCCGGAGCCAACGACGACCTCCAGTTCGGCCCCGTCATGACCGACTGCGTCCAGCGCTACCTGCTCCTCCAGGGCGCCTGCGAGCCCGTGTACGCGCCCGGCTGGCAGGCCCGCGTCGACGGCCTCGTCCCCAAGGTCGAGCAGACCGTCCGCGACCTGCGGAGCGTGATGCGCGACGCCGGGTACGCCGACGGGGACTACAAGCTGGTCCTCATGGGCTACCCGAGCCCCATCGGACCGGACTTCAACGACAACCCGAACTTCCCCGGCAAGCTCGCCTGCGGCGGCCTGGGCTACGACTCCGACACCAAGTGGGGCCGCAACACCGCCGTCCCCGCCTTCGAGCGCGGCATGCGCAAGGCGGCGGCCGACACCGGGGCGGTCTACCTGGACAACTCGCGGCTCTTCCACGGCCACGAGGTCTGCATGGAGGACACCTGGGCCCGGGGCCTCTACATCGACCTCTCCAAGCCCGGCACCCCGGACGAGAACTCCGTGCGCCAGTCCTTCCACCCCAACTACCGGGGCCACGGCGCCTTCGCGTCCTGTCTGACCCAGATCTACGGGTCCGGCCTGCGCGAGGCGAGCTGCGCCGACGTCGACTCCAGCGGCACCCCGACGCTCTTCCCGCTCGCCTGGGACGACGCGTACAAGCCGCTGAAGAACGCCGCCACCGGCAACTGCCTGGACGTCAACGCCTCCGAGTCGGCCAACGGCACCGCCGTCCTCGGCTGGGACTGCCACGGCGGCCGCAACCAGAACTGGTGGTACGACTCCGCCCGCCGGACCCTGCACACCGGGCTCACCCAGGACCGCTGTCTGGACGTCCCCGGCGCGAACTACGCGGCCGGCGCCGCGCTCATCGTGTGGAACTGCCACGGCGGCGCCAACCAGCGCTTCGTCCGCGACGGCGACACCCTGCGCCCGGCCGCGGCGACCGGACTGTGCCTGACCCAGGGCGCGGCGAAGGAGGCGATCCGGCTGCAGCCCTGCACCGGCTCGGCCCACCAGCGCTTCGTCTGA
- a CDS encoding dirigent protein: MTGSFRRMGALGACTAAVLALGTAAPASADNGDGFEFTLYAKEVPGPTASESAPAPKLGESFAFADDLYKTKDAGGDKVGRDGGICAVVRTGDPMDLQCVGTVVLNGGPGGQLALQTLAAVDPDDEAPPALDIAITGGTGDFENARGWVRSTPDGDWSRMDFHIATR; encoded by the coding sequence ATGACCGGCAGCTTCAGGAGGATGGGCGCGCTCGGCGCCTGCACGGCCGCCGTCCTCGCCCTCGGCACCGCCGCCCCGGCGTCTGCCGACAACGGCGACGGCTTCGAGTTCACCCTGTACGCCAAGGAGGTCCCCGGCCCCACGGCGAGCGAGAGCGCCCCCGCGCCGAAGCTCGGGGAGTCCTTCGCCTTCGCCGACGACCTCTACAAGACCAAGGACGCCGGCGGCGACAAGGTCGGCCGGGACGGCGGGATCTGCGCCGTGGTGCGCACCGGAGACCCGATGGACCTCCAGTGCGTGGGCACCGTCGTACTGAACGGCGGCCCCGGCGGGCAGCTGGCGCTCCAGACCCTCGCGGCCGTGGACCCCGATGACGAGGCGCCGCCGGCGCTCGACATCGCGATCACCGGCGGCACCGGCGACTTCGAGAACGCGCGCGGCTGGGTGCGTTCGACCCCGGACGGCGACTGGTCACGGATGGACTTCCACATCGCCACCCGCTAG
- a CDS encoding transglycosylase domain-containing protein — MGRTGKSQAKQGGRIRRLFTWKKLLGTFFVGCLLVMGALYTVYVMVPVPTANADATLQSNVYKYSNGKVMARTGRINREIVGLDQVPQDVQKAFVAAENKTFYKDNGVDIKGTVRAAWNTLTGKAKQGGSTITQQYVKNYYLSQDQTATRKLKEMVIAIKVDENMSKPEILAGYMNTSYYGRNAYGIQAAAQAYYGVDASRLNVAQGAYLASLLQAPSQYDWTSASPEGRKLVEQRWNYVLDNMVGENWLDAGKRAGMKFPVPQKPKAPKGMSGQSGYIVEAANQELMRQGVSEEDLKAGGWTITLNIDEKKQKALVKAVDDELEDKLDRKGSKKQAGVQAGATSVDPKTGAVVALYGGIGATEHWTNNATRRDYQPASTFKPLVLASAIDNDAETQDGRKIGLGTIYDGTSKRPVVGSSVPFAPENEDNQSYGPVSVQKATNSSINSVYAQMIVDVSPTKVKQTAIGLGMKDGVDFGATPSMSLGVMGASTMDMAGAYATLDNHGVKVTPTLVKSAEHKDRKAEPVKSIGDRVISREAADTTTKAMQGVVQSGSGFRAAGDYAAAGKTGTSENNRSAWFVGYTPELVTAVGLFGEDAKGNQVTLTDTINPGRANGGRTPAQIWGAYTTAALGGGSDAGFDLQTDGTSGGDGTAPTPTQTTGSPTPTTTPSDEATTPTQPPTSTATTPTQPPTSTATTPTEPPPTKTDEPTTEPPPDGNGALDGQ; from the coding sequence ATGGGCCGAACGGGCAAGAGCCAGGCGAAGCAGGGCGGGCGCATACGCCGCCTCTTCACCTGGAAGAAACTCCTGGGCACGTTCTTCGTGGGCTGCCTGCTCGTCATGGGCGCCCTCTACACGGTCTACGTGATGGTCCCGGTGCCCACCGCCAACGCCGACGCGACGCTGCAGAGCAACGTCTACAAGTACTCCAACGGCAAGGTCATGGCCCGCACGGGCCGGATCAACCGCGAGATCGTCGGCCTGGACCAGGTCCCCCAGGACGTCCAGAAGGCCTTCGTCGCCGCCGAGAACAAGACGTTCTACAAGGACAACGGCGTCGACATCAAGGGCACCGTCCGCGCCGCGTGGAACACCCTCACGGGCAAGGCCAAGCAGGGCGGCTCGACGATCACCCAGCAGTACGTCAAGAACTACTACCTGAGCCAGGACCAGACCGCGACGCGCAAGCTCAAGGAAATGGTCATCGCGATCAAGGTCGACGAGAACATGTCGAAGCCCGAGATCCTGGCCGGGTACATGAACACCAGCTACTACGGCCGCAACGCCTACGGCATCCAGGCCGCCGCCCAGGCCTACTACGGCGTCGACGCGAGCAGGCTGAACGTCGCCCAGGGCGCGTACCTCGCCTCCCTGCTCCAGGCCCCCAGCCAGTACGACTGGACCTCCGCCAGCCCGGAGGGCCGCAAGCTCGTCGAGCAGCGCTGGAACTACGTCCTCGACAACATGGTCGGCGAGAACTGGCTCGACGCCGGCAAGCGCGCCGGCATGAAGTTCCCCGTCCCGCAGAAGCCCAAGGCACCCAAGGGCATGAGCGGCCAGAGCGGCTACATCGTCGAGGCCGCCAACCAGGAGCTGATGCGCCAGGGCGTCAGCGAGGAGGACCTGAAGGCCGGCGGCTGGACCATCACCCTCAACATCGACGAGAAGAAGCAGAAGGCCCTCGTCAAGGCCGTCGACGACGAGCTCGAGGACAAGCTGGACCGCAAGGGCAGCAAGAAGCAGGCCGGCGTCCAGGCCGGCGCCACCTCCGTCGACCCGAAGACCGGCGCGGTCGTCGCCCTGTACGGCGGCATCGGCGCCACCGAGCACTGGACCAACAACGCCACCCGGCGCGACTACCAGCCCGCCTCGACCTTCAAGCCGCTCGTCCTGGCCTCCGCGATCGACAACGACGCCGAGACCCAGGACGGGCGCAAGATCGGCCTCGGCACGATCTACGACGGCACCAGCAAGCGCCCGGTCGTCGGCAGCTCCGTCCCGTTCGCCCCGGAGAACGAGGACAACCAGAGCTACGGCCCGGTCAGCGTCCAGAAGGCCACCAACAGCTCGATCAACTCGGTCTACGCCCAGATGATCGTCGACGTCAGCCCCACCAAGGTCAAGCAGACCGCGATCGGCCTCGGCATGAAGGACGGCGTCGACTTCGGCGCGACCCCGTCGATGTCCCTCGGCGTCATGGGCGCCTCCACCATGGACATGGCGGGCGCCTACGCCACCCTCGACAACCACGGCGTCAAGGTCACCCCGACCCTGGTGAAGTCCGCCGAGCACAAGGACCGCAAGGCCGAGCCGGTGAAGTCGATCGGCGACCGGGTGATCAGCCGCGAGGCCGCCGACACCACCACCAAGGCCATGCAGGGGGTCGTCCAGTCCGGCTCCGGCTTCCGGGCCGCGGGTGACTACGCGGCGGCCGGCAAGACCGGTACCTCCGAGAACAACCGCTCCGCCTGGTTCGTCGGCTACACCCCCGAGCTGGTCACCGCCGTCGGCCTCTTCGGCGAGGACGCCAAGGGCAACCAGGTCACCCTGACCGACACCATCAACCCGGGCCGTGCCAACGGTGGCCGCACCCCCGCGCAGATCTGGGGCGCCTACACCACCGCCGCGCTCGGCGGCGGCTCGGACGCCGGCTTCGACCTGCAGACCGACGGCACCTCCGGCGGCGACGGCACGGCCCCGACGCCGACCCAGACCACCGGGTCGCCCACGCCGACCACGACGCCGAGCGACGAGGCCACCACGCCGACCCAGCCGCCCACCTCGACGGCCACGACGCCGACCCAGCCGCCCACCTCGACGGCCACGACTCCGACGGAGCCGCCGCCGACGAAGACGGACGAGCCGACGACGGAGCCGCCGCCGGACGGCAACGGCGCCCTCGACGGCCAGTGA
- the fomD gene encoding cytidylyl-2-hydroxypropylphosphonate hydrolase, whose product MTGSGRPQHWAPGDHILWRYRDNATGDVHICRPVTVVQDTPELLAVWMAPGTECVKPVLTDGTPVHEEPLATRYTAPRTTTRAHWFGTGVLKLAAPGDPWSVWLFWERGWRFRSWYVNLEEPRTRWSGGIDSEDHFLDISVYPDHSWLWRDEDEFAQAQRAGLMDPAQAARVKAAGRAAVELIHAWGAPFSDGWENWRPDPAWPVPRLPADWDLTPAQTVP is encoded by the coding sequence ATGACAGGATCCGGCCGCCCCCAGCACTGGGCGCCGGGGGATCACATCCTCTGGCGCTACCGCGACAACGCCACCGGCGACGTGCACATCTGCCGGCCGGTCACCGTCGTGCAGGACACCCCGGAGCTGCTCGCGGTCTGGATGGCGCCCGGCACCGAATGCGTCAAGCCGGTCCTGACCGACGGCACCCCCGTCCACGAGGAGCCGCTGGCCACCCGGTACACCGCGCCGCGCACCACCACCCGCGCACACTGGTTCGGCACCGGCGTCCTCAAGCTGGCCGCGCCCGGCGACCCGTGGTCCGTCTGGCTGTTCTGGGAGCGGGGCTGGCGCTTCCGCAGCTGGTACGTGAACCTGGAGGAGCCCCGGACCCGCTGGTCCGGCGGCATCGACTCCGAGGACCACTTCCTCGACATCTCCGTCTATCCGGACCACAGCTGGCTGTGGCGGGACGAGGACGAGTTCGCCCAGGCCCAGCGGGCCGGCCTGATGGACCCGGCGCAGGCCGCCCGCGTCAAGGCGGCGGGCCGGGCCGCCGTCGAACTGATCCACGCCTGGGGGGCGCCGTTCTCCGACGGCTGGGAGAACTGGCGGCCCGACCCGGCCTGGCCGGTGCCCCGGCTCCCCGCCGACTGGGATCTCACCCCGGCGCAGACCGTGCCATGA
- a CDS encoding fumarate hydratase yields the protein MPEFAYSDLLPLGEDTTPYRLVTAEGVSTFEADGRTFLKVEPEALRKLAAEAVHDIQHFLRPAHLAQLRKIIDDPEASSNDKFVALDLLKNANIAAAGVLPMCQDTGTAIVMGKRGQNVLTSGRDEEALSKGVYDAYTKLNLRYSQMAPVTMWEEKNTGSNLPAQIELYATDGGAYKFLFMAKGGGSANKSFLYQETKAVLNEASMMKFLEEKIRSLGTAACPPYHLAIVVGGTSAEFALKTAKYASAHYLDELPTEGSAETGHGFRDKELEEKVFELTQKIGIGAQFGGKYFCHDVRVVRLPRHGASLPVAIAVSCSADRQAVAKITAEGVFLEQLETDPARFLPETEEAHLAESGEVVTIDLNQPMDEILAELTKYPVKTRLSLNGPLVVARDIAHAKIKERLDAGEEMPQYLKDHPVYYAGPAKTPEGYASGSFGPTTAGRMDSYVEQFQAAGGSKVMLAKGNRSKQVTDACGSHGGFYLGSIGGPAARLAQDCIKKVEVVEYEELGMEAVWKIEVEDFPAFIVVDDKGNDFFQNPAPEPTFTHIPVRGPGLG from the coding sequence ATGCCTGAGTTTGCGTACTCCGATCTGCTCCCCCTGGGAGAGGACACCACGCCCTACCGCCTGGTGACCGCCGAGGGCGTCTCCACCTTCGAGGCCGACGGCCGTACGTTCCTCAAGGTCGAGCCGGAGGCGCTGCGCAAGCTGGCCGCGGAGGCCGTCCACGACATCCAGCACTTCCTGCGCCCGGCGCACCTGGCCCAGCTGCGGAAGATCATCGACGACCCGGAGGCGTCGAGCAACGACAAGTTCGTCGCCCTCGACCTCCTGAAGAACGCGAACATCGCCGCGGCGGGCGTCCTGCCCATGTGCCAGGACACCGGCACCGCGATCGTCATGGGCAAGCGGGGCCAGAACGTCCTCACCTCGGGCCGCGACGAGGAGGCCCTGTCCAAGGGCGTCTACGACGCGTACACCAAGCTCAACCTGCGCTACTCGCAGATGGCCCCGGTGACCATGTGGGAGGAGAAGAACACCGGCTCGAACCTGCCCGCGCAGATCGAGCTGTACGCGACCGACGGCGGCGCGTACAAGTTCCTCTTCATGGCCAAGGGCGGCGGCTCGGCCAACAAGTCCTTCCTCTACCAGGAGACCAAGGCGGTCCTGAACGAGGCCTCCATGATGAAGTTCCTGGAGGAGAAGATCCGTTCGCTCGGCACGGCGGCCTGCCCGCCGTACCACCTGGCGATCGTCGTCGGCGGCACGAGCGCCGAGTTCGCGCTGAAGACCGCCAAGTACGCCTCCGCGCACTACCTGGACGAGCTGCCGACCGAGGGCTCGGCCGAGACCGGTCACGGCTTCCGGGACAAGGAGCTGGAGGAGAAGGTCTTCGAGCTGACGCAGAAGATCGGCATCGGCGCGCAGTTCGGCGGCAAGTACTTCTGCCACGACGTGCGCGTGGTCCGGCTCCCCCGCCACGGCGCCTCGCTGCCCGTCGCGATCGCCGTCTCCTGCTCGGCCGACCGCCAGGCCGTCGCGAAGATCACCGCCGAGGGCGTCTTCCTGGAGCAGCTGGAGACCGACCCGGCGCGCTTCCTGCCGGAGACCGAGGAGGCGCACCTGGCCGAGTCGGGCGAGGTCGTGACGATCGACCTCAACCAGCCGATGGACGAGATCCTCGCCGAGCTGACCAAGTACCCGGTGAAGACCCGCCTCTCGCTGAACGGCCCGCTGGTCGTGGCGCGCGACATCGCGCACGCCAAGATCAAGGAGCGGCTGGACGCGGGCGAGGAGATGCCGCAGTACCTGAAGGACCACCCGGTCTACTACGCGGGCCCGGCGAAGACCCCCGAGGGCTACGCCTCCGGCTCCTTCGGCCCGACGACGGCCGGCCGGATGGACTCGTACGTGGAGCAGTTCCAGGCGGCGGGCGGCTCGAAGGTCATGCTGGCCAAGGGCAACCGGAGCAAGCAGGTCACGGACGCGTGCGGCTCGCACGGCGGCTTCTACCTCGGCTCGATCGGCGGCCCGGCGGCGCGGCTCGCGCAGGACTGCATCAAGAAGGTCGAGGTCGTCGAGTACGAGGAGCTCGGCATGGAGGCGGTCTGGAAGATCGAGGTCGAGGACTTCCCGGCGTTCATCGTGGTGGACGACAAGGGCAACGACTTCTTCCAGAACCCGGCTCCGGAGCCGACCTTCACGCACATCCCGGTGCGCGGCCCGGGTCTCGGCTGA
- a CDS encoding ATP-binding SpoIIE family protein phosphatase, translating to MTEHPTSHEGRKAMAARPQESARPRQETAATAAAAAVAVPAPAPGGGNGTDGAAARREGDRLRFVGAATRRIARGLDLDEIVLGLCRATVPTFSDAILVYLRDPLPVGDERPAEPFVLRLRRTDRLRLTDLEGEELVLVPDPDPTPAAELCEVRSGSALAEVLRGVRPVPGDSAAARAALPELLGPEHPVPGGQRAILAPLRGRRRVIGAAVFLRRPERAGFEPNDLLVAAQLATHTALGIDKAVLYGREAYIADELQRTMLPDSLPQPTGVRLASRYLPAAETARVGGDWYDAIPLPGSRGALVVGDVMGHSMTSAAIMGQLRTTAQTLAGLDLPPQEVLHHLDEQAQRLGENRMATCMYAVYDPVSHRITIANAGHPPPILLHLGGRAEVLRVPPGAPIGVGGVDFEAVELDAPAGATLLLYTDGLVESRLRDVWTGIEQLRERLAATAQLTGPDHSPPLEALCDDVLDMLGPGDRDDDIALLAARFDGIAPSDVAYWFLEPEDAAPGRARRLARRALERWGLEELSDSVELLISEVVTNAVRYAERPVTLRLLRTDVLRCEVGDDSPQLPRQRRARDTDEGGRGLFLVNRLARRWGATRLSGGKVVWFELATR from the coding sequence GTGACGGAGCATCCCACCTCCCACGAAGGCCGCAAGGCGATGGCCGCCCGGCCGCAGGAAAGCGCTCGCCCCCGTCAGGAGACGGCGGCGACGGCGGCCGCGGCCGCCGTCGCGGTGCCCGCACCCGCCCCCGGCGGCGGGAACGGGACAGACGGAGCCGCGGCCCGGCGCGAGGGCGACCGGCTGCGGTTCGTGGGCGCCGCGACGCGGCGGATCGCGCGCGGCCTCGACCTGGACGAGATCGTCCTCGGCCTGTGCCGGGCGACCGTGCCGACCTTCTCGGACGCGATCCTCGTCTATCTGCGCGACCCGCTGCCGGTGGGCGACGAGCGCCCGGCGGAGCCCTTCGTGCTGCGGCTGCGCCGCACCGACCGGCTGCGCTTAACGGACCTGGAGGGCGAGGAGCTGGTCCTCGTCCCCGACCCCGACCCGACCCCCGCGGCGGAGCTGTGCGAGGTCCGCTCGGGCAGCGCGCTGGCCGAGGTGCTGCGCGGGGTCCGGCCGGTGCCCGGCGACTCCGCGGCCGCCCGGGCGGCGCTCCCCGAGCTGCTCGGCCCCGAGCACCCGGTGCCCGGCGGGCAGCGGGCCATACTGGCGCCGCTGCGCGGCCGGCGCCGGGTGATCGGCGCGGCCGTGTTCCTGCGCCGCCCGGAGCGGGCCGGCTTCGAGCCGAACGACCTGCTCGTGGCGGCCCAGTTGGCGACCCACACGGCCCTGGGCATCGACAAGGCGGTGCTGTACGGGCGCGAGGCGTACATCGCGGACGAGCTCCAGCGCACCATGCTGCCGGACTCGCTGCCGCAGCCGACCGGTGTCCGGCTCGCCTCGCGCTACCTGCCGGCGGCCGAGACGGCCCGGGTGGGCGGCGACTGGTACGACGCGATCCCGCTGCCCGGCAGCCGGGGGGCGCTGGTCGTCGGCGACGTCATGGGCCACTCCATGACCTCGGCGGCCATCATGGGCCAGCTGCGCACGACGGCGCAGACCCTGGCCGGGCTCGACCTGCCGCCGCAGGAGGTGCTGCACCACCTGGACGAGCAGGCCCAGCGGCTCGGCGAGAACCGGATGGCCACCTGCATGTACGCGGTGTACGACCCGGTCTCGCACCGGATCACCATCGCCAACGCGGGCCACCCGCCGCCGATACTGCTGCACCTGGGCGGCCGGGCCGAGGTCCTGCGGGTGCCGCCGGGCGCGCCGATCGGCGTCGGCGGGGTGGACTTCGAGGCGGTGGAGCTGGACGCGCCGGCCGGGGCCACGCTGCTGCTGTACACGGACGGTCTGGTGGAGTCCCGGCTGCGGGACGTGTGGACCGGGATCGAGCAGCTGCGCGAGCGGCTGGCGGCGACCGCCCAGCTCACCGGACCCGACCACTCGCCTCCGCTGGAGGCGCTCTGCGACGACGTGCTCGACATGCTGGGTCCGGGCGACCGGGACGACGACATCGCGCTGCTCGCGGCCCGCTTCGACGGGATCGCGCCGAGCGACGTGGCGTACTGGTTCCTGGAACCGGAGGACGCGGCGCCGGGCCGGGCCCGGCGGCTCGCGCGGCGGGCGCTGGAGCGCTGGGGCCTGGAGGAGCTCTCGGACTCGGTGGAGCTGCTGATCAGCGAGGTGGTGACCAACGCGGTGCGGTACGCGGAGCGTCCGGTGACGCTGCGTCTGCTCCGTACCGACGTGCTGCGCTGCGAGGTCGGCGACGACTCCCCGCAGCTGCCCCGGCAGCGGCGGGCGCGGGACACCGACGAGGGCGGGCGCGGCCTGTTCCTGGTGAACCGGCTGGCCCGGCGGTGGGGCGCGACCCGGCTCTCGGGCGGCAAGGTGGTCTGGTTCGAGCTGGCCACGCGCTGA